One Lentimicrobium sp. L6 DNA window includes the following coding sequences:
- a CDS encoding toxin-antitoxin system YwqK family antitoxin codes for MKKFFVSFSFHDFLLILLWVFFSINVLNSIKYLTNYDFIPHLVTIIVLFFNSILTVPLFLARKSKSRVLTKNVLFILIYSIVFVLVFWLQIKFIYQNRVIDFILLSIFLKALVVVSIVLVVFTGGAFYISLLFRDKYDKLQFKGFTIQILLIINIVFNMLFMMIEGDLLRKEEKVYWEENRILNADYYKGFPNYFTSSVGLISGNFEYDILSENFDSIRVKALMLPWHSYLKDGKYDDETLIHFDYYFKMNELFSRKFKEALVKLPPEFISEENIYLLYLQYYKDYQKFMKDYYKDISYNPSLKNVIKNENKIDSLLNLYKCYAPSVIVLNTLDRVRRQKDFDEYQETVPINKLQTDYYKNGNKKYEVFMIDGKLEGWYKIWYESGELDSEIEYHNGMRNGLMLEYYKNGQISARMLYDNGNCINDSTINWYDNGQVKSRFLNGEFEYYDRMSQVELD; via the coding sequence ATGAAAAAGTTTTTTGTCAGTTTCTCTTTTCATGATTTCCTTTTGATTTTATTATGGGTGTTTTTTAGCATTAATGTCCTTAATTCAATAAAGTATTTGACAAATTATGATTTTATTCCTCACCTAGTGACAATAATTGTATTATTTTTCAATAGCATATTGACTGTTCCTTTATTTTTAGCTAGAAAATCAAAATCCAGAGTCTTAACCAAAAATGTACTCTTCATTCTTATTTATTCTATCGTATTTGTATTGGTTTTTTGGCTACAAATTAAGTTTATTTATCAGAATAGAGTTATCGATTTTATTTTGTTGTCAATCTTTCTAAAAGCCTTAGTTGTAGTTTCTATAGTACTTGTAGTATTTACAGGAGGAGCTTTTTACATTTCATTATTATTTAGAGATAAATATGATAAGTTACAATTTAAAGGTTTTACTATTCAAATACTGTTAATTATAAATATTGTTTTTAATATGTTATTTATGATGATCGAAGGGGATTTGTTAAGGAAAGAGGAAAAGGTATATTGGGAAGAGAATAGGATTCTAAATGCAGATTATTACAAAGGCTTCCCTAATTATTTTACATCAAGCGTTGGATTAATTTCTGGAAATTTCGAATATGATATATTGAGTGAGAATTTTGATTCAATAAGAGTGAAAGCTCTGATGTTGCCCTGGCATTCTTACTTAAAAGATGGGAAGTATGATGATGAAACACTCATTCATTTTGATTACTATTTCAAGATGAATGAATTGTTCTCTAGAAAGTTTAAAGAGGCTCTCGTCAAACTTCCTCCTGAATTTATATCTGAAGAAAATATTTACTTGCTCTATCTTCAATATTATAAAGATTATCAGAAGTTTATGAAGGATTATTATAAAGATATATCATATAATCCCAGTTTGAAGAATGTCATAAAAAACGAGAATAAGATTGACAGTCTTTTGAATCTATATAAATGTTATGCTCCTAGTGTTATTGTATTGAATACTTTAGATCGGGTTCGAAGACAAAAAGATTTTGATGAATATCAAGAAACAGTACCAATAAATAAACTTCAAACCGACTATTACAAAAATGGGAATAAGAAGTACGAGGTATTTATGATTGATGGAAAGCTAGAAGGTTGGTATAAGATATGGTATGAATCAGGGGAACTTGATAGTGAAATAGAATACCATAATGGGATGAGGAATGGTTTGATGTTGGAGTATTATAAGAATGGTCAGATTTCTGCCCGGATGTTATATGATAATGGAAACTGTATAAACGATTCAACCATAAATTGGTATGATAATGGGCAAGTCAAGTCAAGGTTTTTAAATGGAGAGTTTGAATATTATGATAGAATGAGCCAAGTAGAACTTGATTAG
- the bcp gene encoding thioredoxin-dependent thiol peroxidase, translated as MVELKVGDLAPDFKGVDQDENPISFADYKGKKLVVFFYPKASTPGCTAESCDFRDNYSDWQAKGYSIIGVSADSVKRQKNFATKNELPYPLIADEKKEVIEAFGAWGPKKLYGREYEGIYRYTFVIDEEGKIAHILHKIKTKEATQQLYKELSL; from the coding sequence ATGGTTGAATTAAAAGTTGGAGATTTGGCTCCTGATTTTAAGGGAGTTGACCAGGATGAGAATCCTATTTCATTTGCAGATTATAAAGGAAAAAAGCTGGTGGTATTCTTTTATCCAAAAGCAAGTACTCCTGGTTGTACTGCGGAGTCGTGTGATTTTAGAGATAACTATTCCGATTGGCAAGCAAAAGGCTATTCCATTATTGGTGTTAGTGCCGATTCTGTGAAACGTCAGAAAAACTTTGCCACTAAAAATGAGCTTCCTTATCCACTAATAGCCGATGAGAAAAAAGAAGTGATTGAAGCATTTGGTGCCTGGGGACCTAAGAAATTATATGGTAGAGAATATGAAGGAATCTATCGCTATACTTTTGTGATAGATGAGGAGGGTAAAATAGCACATATACTCCATAAGATAAAAACCAAAGAAGCTACCCAACAATTATACAAAGAACTAAGTCTATAA